The following proteins are encoded in a genomic region of Hoeflea phototrophica DFL-43:
- a CDS encoding efflux RND transporter periplasmic adaptor subunit, which translates to MKTRSLILAVLLLANGAEAETLSISPTEITEWKAVQARVESRDIVPARARIGGVIEELMISEGDLVTAGQTLGLVIDDKIAFQIDALDAQLAALEVQLETAQAEFARGETLLNQGVVTRQRLAQLSTDVEVTRNQIVSTQAQRAVLTQQQSEGTIVAPADGRVLTVPASRGAVIMPGEPVATIGSGGFYLRLAVPERFAGQLQTGSSIRIATAGAEAGGRLAKIYPQIENGRVIADVEVDKLDTAFVNARILVDVPIGTRQALLAPQSALISRHGVDFIRVENRDGVAVERTVILGANLTGEHEGMTEVISGLSAGDMVVLP; encoded by the coding sequence ATGAAAACGCGAAGCTTGATCCTGGCAGTTCTGCTCTTGGCCAACGGTGCCGAAGCCGAGACGCTGAGCATCTCTCCAACCGAGATCACGGAGTGGAAAGCTGTTCAGGCGCGCGTCGAATCGCGCGACATCGTGCCCGCACGGGCGCGCATCGGCGGCGTCATTGAAGAGCTCATGATCAGCGAGGGGGATCTGGTCACGGCAGGGCAGACATTGGGGCTGGTGATCGATGACAAGATCGCCTTCCAGATCGACGCGCTTGATGCGCAGCTTGCAGCGCTTGAAGTCCAGCTTGAAACGGCCCAGGCAGAGTTCGCACGCGGGGAGACCCTGCTCAATCAGGGCGTGGTCACCCGCCAGCGGCTGGCGCAATTGTCAACCGATGTGGAGGTCACCCGCAACCAGATCGTCTCGACCCAGGCGCAGCGCGCGGTTCTGACCCAGCAGCAAAGCGAAGGCACGATCGTCGCGCCGGCAGATGGCCGGGTGCTGACAGTACCGGCCAGCCGCGGCGCGGTGATCATGCCCGGAGAACCGGTGGCGACCATCGGCTCCGGCGGCTTCTATCTCAGGCTTGCCGTGCCTGAACGCTTTGCCGGTCAATTGCAGACCGGTTCCAGCATCCGCATTGCGACAGCGGGGGCGGAGGCAGGAGGCCGGCTTGCAAAGATCTATCCGCAGATCGAAAACGGACGGGTTATCGCCGATGTGGAGGTCGACAAGCTCGACACCGCGTTCGTCAATGCGCGCATTCTGGTCGATGTGCCGATCGGCACGCGGCAGGCTTTGCTGGCACCCCAGTCGGCCCTCATCAGCCGCCACGGGGTGGATTTCATCCGCGTTGAAAACCGTGATGGCGTTGCAGTTGAGCGCACCGTCATCCTGGGCGCCAACCTTACCGGCGAGCACGAGGGCATGACCGAGGTGATCAGCGGACTGTCGGCTGGCGACATGGTGGTGCTGCCATGA
- a CDS encoding glycosyltransferase family 2 protein: MTLLSICIAAIKPAAGFENALKQMLLSSRSDFEIVVGDFRDGVERASEPLAAAIHDPRLRVIEMDTAPASLSADWNQMIEHATGDWISIIGENDYADPDICEVIAATLKRVSNADALSWGRAEFVPPELGDGKEIARVPTGSKLLLPEQDEMMRRLFYWAGASERPDCHFSAWHGAVRRTVLDQIRSAFSNVYFENARPDIDSLCKVTMLAKRMVFWERPLSVQCRCSTDADAALSMESQALEGFPFSPTMGVAGATALAIEAFKRRYGIELDGWQSGFIAACVKDCETATSGEAFHARKAAYAKAIEDWIGKRGLKDFKPEFKRKPKVPRFQGIMEETLYFDMAMDATQDAASFYRLINAISFPVHLLDHKLA; encoded by the coding sequence GTGACTTTGCTTTCGATCTGCATTGCGGCAATCAAGCCTGCCGCCGGGTTCGAGAATGCACTCAAGCAAATGTTGCTCAGCTCCCGGAGTGATTTCGAAATCGTGGTCGGCGATTTCCGCGATGGAGTGGAGCGGGCCAGTGAACCGCTTGCAGCCGCGATCCATGATCCACGGTTGCGGGTGATTGAAATGGATACGGCTCCGGCGAGCTTGAGTGCTGACTGGAACCAGATGATCGAGCATGCCACAGGGGACTGGATCTCGATCATCGGCGAGAACGACTACGCCGATCCGGACATCTGCGAGGTGATCGCTGCAACGCTCAAACGGGTGTCCAACGCTGACGCGCTGTCCTGGGGACGGGCCGAATTCGTGCCTCCGGAGCTCGGTGACGGGAAGGAGATTGCGCGTGTTCCCACCGGCAGCAAACTGCTGTTGCCCGAGCAGGACGAGATGATGCGCCGTCTGTTCTACTGGGCCGGCGCATCCGAGCGGCCGGACTGCCATTTCAGCGCCTGGCACGGCGCGGTGCGGCGCACGGTGCTCGACCAGATCAGGTCAGCCTTCTCGAACGTGTATTTCGAGAACGCCCGCCCGGACATCGACAGTCTTTGCAAGGTGACAATGCTGGCCAAGCGCATGGTGTTCTGGGAACGTCCACTGTCTGTGCAATGCAGGTGCTCGACCGATGCTGATGCGGCGCTATCCATGGAGTCACAGGCGCTTGAGGGGTTTCCGTTTTCTCCCACCATGGGTGTCGCAGGCGCCACTGCCCTTGCGATCGAGGCGTTCAAACGCCGCTACGGTATCGAACTTGATGGCTGGCAGAGCGGTTTCATTGCCGCCTGTGTGAAGGATTGCGAAACCGCCACCTCTGGCGAGGCTTTTCATGCCCGCAAGGCGGCCTATGCCAAGGCGATTGAGGACTGGATTGGCAAACGCGGGCTCAAGGATTTCAAGCCGGAGTTCAAGCGCAAGCCCAAGGTGCCACGGTTTCAGGGCATCATGGAAGAGACCCTCTATTTCGACATGGCCATGGATGCCACGCAGGATGCTGCTTCGTTCTACCGGCTGATCAACGCGATCTCGTTTCCGGTGCACCTTCTCGATCACAAGCTCGCCTGA
- a CDS encoding glycosyltransferase family A protein → MVLLTICLPTRNRQAYCIKTITALAQSEGNDFEVIVSDNSDDPSQLGDFFAQHFSDPRFRLIPPGPSVLSMVDNWERVVSHAEGRWISVIGDDDYIDPQLAGIIRRYEVLYRDVDAISWECMTYQWPDNRPVPTLASIPLANETRLPSHEGLADQLYRWSERKRSPSVGVGIYHGAIKRSLMQRIRDTYGGRYFEHPIVDWENTCKVLAQSKRIVHSERPFSVLGACLASNSASILSPDVLKTRVKTFVAESSGSIELHQPFFPFVFDDPGASLCQSIAAATAWFCHTYCHSTASFGINFAHAAMDECKFSTDAQTHAAKVECFSRGFADWEGGKWASHFTPAPFSPPRSVNQLSGVNDNRLNVREADIGAQTPAEFYRFGEHAIIPVDSLISGTRVFAL, encoded by the coding sequence ATGGTTCTCCTGACGATCTGCCTGCCGACGCGCAATCGCCAAGCCTACTGCATCAAGACCATCACGGCGCTGGCCCAGTCCGAAGGCAATGATTTCGAGGTGATTGTCTCGGACAATTCCGACGATCCCAGTCAGCTTGGCGACTTCTTTGCACAGCATTTTTCGGATCCGCGCTTCCGGCTGATCCCGCCGGGACCATCGGTGCTTTCAATGGTCGACAACTGGGAGCGGGTTGTCAGTCATGCCGAAGGGCGCTGGATTTCGGTGATCGGCGATGATGATTACATCGACCCCCAGCTTGCTGGCATAATCCGGCGCTACGAAGTGCTCTACCGCGATGTCGACGCCATCAGCTGGGAGTGCATGACCTACCAGTGGCCCGACAACAGGCCGGTTCCGACGCTGGCCAGCATTCCACTTGCCAATGAGACCCGTTTGCCTTCGCATGAAGGCCTAGCTGACCAGCTTTACCGGTGGAGCGAACGCAAACGCAGCCCCAGTGTGGGCGTCGGCATCTATCATGGCGCGATCAAACGCTCGCTGATGCAGCGGATCCGCGATACCTATGGCGGGCGCTACTTCGAGCACCCGATCGTCGACTGGGAAAACACCTGCAAGGTGCTGGCCCAGTCAAAGCGGATTGTTCATTCCGAACGTCCGTTCTCAGTGCTTGGTGCCTGTCTTGCATCGAACTCCGCGTCCATTCTTTCGCCCGATGTCCTCAAGACAAGGGTCAAGACATTTGTTGCCGAATCCAGCGGTTCTATCGAGCTTCACCAACCGTTCTTCCCGTTCGTGTTCGATGATCCGGGCGCATCTTTATGCCAGAGCATTGCTGCCGCAACGGCCTGGTTCTGTCACACCTATTGCCACAGCACAGCAAGTTTTGGGATCAACTTCGCCCATGCCGCCATGGACGAATGTAAATTCTCTACTGACGCGCAAACCCATGCGGCGAAGGTTGAGTGTTTCTCACGCGGGTTTGCTGATTGGGAGGGTGGGAAATGGGCATCGCATTTCACGCCGGCACCATTCAGCCCACCCAGATCCGTCAACCAGCTCAGTGGGGTGAATGATAACCGTCTCAATGTTCGCGAAGCCGACATCGGCGCTCAAACACCAGCCGAGTTCTACCGGTTTGGTGAACATGCCATCATTCCGGTTGACAGCCTGATAAGCGGAACCAGGGTGTTCGCGCTGTGA
- the bhcC gene encoding 3-hydroxy-D-aspartate aldolase BhcC, whose amino-acid sequence MDATTRLEGLEVGYDVPALPGMDETEIQTPCLVLDLDALERNIIKMGEQAKSMGVRHRVHGKMHKSVDVAKLQERLGGAVGVCCQKVSEAEAFARGGIKDVLISNQVRDPLKIDRLARMPKLGARTICCVDDAANIADLSQAAVRHGTMVECLVEIDCGAGRCGVSTTKDVVALAQGIAAAKGLKFAGLQAYQGAMQHLPAYADRKAKIDIAVAMVREAVDALKATGLECDIIGGGGTGSYQFEGQSGLYNELQCGSYAFMDADYGRILDADGKRIDETGFENALFLLTSVMSHVKEGKAICDAGLKVQSMDSGLPVVFGRDDVRYVACSDEHGEIADPENVLAINDRLRLVPGHCDPTCNLHDWYVGVRGGKVECLWPVSARGKAF is encoded by the coding sequence ATGGATGCAACAACGCGCTTAGAGGGGCTTGAAGTCGGCTATGACGTGCCCGCCCTGCCCGGCATGGATGAGACCGAGATCCAGACACCCTGTCTGGTGCTCGATCTCGACGCGCTGGAACGCAACATCATCAAGATGGGCGAACAGGCCAAATCGATGGGTGTGCGGCACCGGGTGCACGGCAAGATGCACAAGTCCGTCGATGTGGCGAAGCTCCAGGAAAGGCTCGGCGGCGCGGTTGGCGTTTGTTGTCAGAAGGTGTCGGAAGCGGAAGCCTTTGCCCGCGGCGGCATCAAGGACGTGCTGATTTCCAACCAGGTGCGCGATCCGCTCAAGATTGACCGGCTGGCGCGAATGCCGAAACTGGGCGCGCGCACCATCTGTTGCGTCGACGATGCGGCCAATATCGCCGATCTTTCCCAGGCCGCTGTTCGTCACGGAACAATGGTCGAATGCCTGGTCGAGATCGATTGCGGCGCGGGCCGGTGCGGTGTGAGCACGACCAAAGATGTGGTGGCGCTGGCGCAAGGGATCGCGGCAGCAAAGGGTCTCAAATTCGCCGGGCTTCAAGCCTATCAAGGGGCGATGCAGCACTTGCCGGCCTATGCCGACCGCAAGGCCAAGATCGACATTGCAGTGGCAATGGTCAGGGAGGCGGTCGATGCGCTCAAGGCCACCGGGCTTGAGTGCGACATCATCGGCGGCGGCGGCACCGGCAGCTACCAATTCGAAGGCCAATCGGGCCTCTACAACGAGCTGCAATGCGGCTCCTATGCCTTCATGGATGCAGATTACGGCCGGATTCTCGACGCGGACGGCAAGCGCATCGATGAGACCGGATTCGAGAATGCGCTGTTTCTCCTCACCTCGGTGATGAGCCACGTTAAAGAAGGCAAGGCGATCTGCGATGCAGGGCTGAAAGTGCAGTCAATGGACAGCGGGCTTCCGGTGGTCTTCGGCCGCGATGATGTCCGCTATGTCGCCTGTTCCGACGAACATGGCGAGATTGCCGATCCGGAAAACGTGCTCGCGATCAACGACAGACTGCGTCTGGTGCCAGGCCATTGCGACCCGACCTGCAATCTTCACGACTGGTATGTCGGCGTGCGCGGCGGCAAGGTGGAATGTCTGTGGCCTGTTTCAGCGCGCGGCAAGGCTTTTTAG